The following are encoded together in the Plasmodium gaboni strain SY75 chromosome Unknown, whole genome shotgun sequence genome:
- a CDS encoding hypothetical protein (conserved Plasmodium protein, unknown function): NTINNNDNNEYNSYLKQIQNIIEEEKMNKVDMLYKYCKNNINILLYIYVMHIYINKLCKNIIVKILKPNIKYGNKTKYDHTDFILSPLIGYSYSKFYRLKFNYMNIQLTSDGNIDRRYKLAKEHLKNKQEQKKNIKKKKKKFNQLNCNNKESDTQLNLSSDTDIYDKRLKLKKDKIIKSKCHIIKKDNKCNYKKNEFFTQDDKDDKDDKDEKDSSKEYFLSNNYNINDDTDSTKKSYNENINFYLWGIFNWDYRKTLRVSLNSISNKKINNFDIYNFFFYNYDTISNLNEINKDLGILIDIYKSIKNILYQNLSLYGDLLLLNAPYNMTRTHTDEELICFWLKTLNQLYLIRDGFSNYFKNF; this comes from the exons TAACactataaataataatgacaataatgaatataactcatatttaaaacaaattcaaaatataattgaagaagaaaaaatgaataaagttgatatgttatataaatattgtaaaaataatattaatattttattatatatatatgtcatgcatatatatataaataaattatgtaaaaatattattgtaaAAATTCTAAAACctaatattaaatatggaaataaaacaaaatatgaTCATACagattttattttatctcCACTTATTGGTTATTCATATTCTAAATTCTATAGACTTAAATTTAATTACATGAATATACAATTAACATCTGATGGAAATATTGATAGGAGATATAAACTAGCCAAAgaacatttaaaaaataaacaagaacaaaaaaaaaatataaaaaaaaaaaaaaaaaaatttaaccaattaaattgtaataataaagaatcTGATACACAACTAAACCTATCTAGTGATACagatatatatgataaacgtttaaaacttaaaaaagataaaatcataaaatcaaaatgtcatattatcaaaaaagACAACAAATGcaattacaaaaaaaatgaattttttaCACAAGATGATAAAGATGACAAGGATGACAAGGATGAAAAAGATTCATCTAAAGAATATTTTCTCtcaaataattataacatTAATGATGATACAGATTCcacaaaaaaaagttataatgaaaatattaatttttatttatggGGAATATTTAATTGGGACTATAGAAAAACACTAAGAGTATCTTTAAATAgtatatcaaataaaaaaataaacaacTTTGACATTTATAACTTTTTCTTTTACAATTATGATACCATATCAAATCTAa atgaaataaataaggACTTGGGTATTCTTATagatatttataaaagtattaagaatatattatatcaaaatttatctttatatGGAGATTTGCTTTTATTGAATGCACCATATAATATGACAAGAACACATACTGATGAAGAG